The DNA window CGCACGCCGAGTTGCTCGCCTCGAGAGGAGCCGCCGTGGTCGTCGGCGATCTCGGCGCCGCGATCGACGGCTCCGGAGTGGACGGCGACGACCCGGCACGTGAGGTCGCCGACGCGATCACCGCGGCGGGCGGCAGGGCGGTCGCCTGTTCTGCCGACGTCTCGACGGAGCAAGGTGCCGTCGCGCTGGTGGACGCGGCACTGTCGACGTTCGGCCGGCTCGACGCCGTCATCAACAACGCGGGCATCGTTCGCACCGCCCCGTTCGATCAGGTACCCGACGAGGAGTACCAGCGGCACTTGGACGTCCACTACTTCGGAACCCTGCGGCTGTGCCGCGCCGCGTGGCCGCATCTGGTGAACTCGCCCGCCGGACGGGTGGTCAATACGATCTCCCAGGCCATGCTGGGCAATCCCGGGATGTCACACTACGGAGGGTCGAAGGGTGCGGTTTTCGGATTGACCCGCAACCTCGCGCTGGAGGGTCTCGAGGCGGGGATCAAGGTCAACGCGATCGCGCCGGGTGCAGGGACCCGCATGGCGGAGGCCTCGGCGGACTCCCTCTCGCCGGAAGTGATGGAGTACATGCGTACCCAGCTTCGTCCGGAGCACGTCGCCCCTGTCGCGGCGTATCTGGTGAGTGCCGCGTGCACCGTGACGGGTGAGGTGTTCAACCTCGCCGGCGGCGGCGTCAACCGGCTCGCCGTCCTCAACACCGTGGGGATCCACGACCCGGCTCTCACGGTCGAGACCGTGGCGGATCGGTTCGACGAGATCATGGCGATCACACCCGATGCCGTCCCGCAGATCGTCGCCCCCGCCGAGGTTCCGGCGGCGTCCTGACCGCATCACTACGACATCGCCTCAGCACCAGGAGATCACAGTGAGTTCAACGAATTTCCAGACCACGACTACAGAACCGGTCGACACCTCCTACCCGTTCGGGCCGGTGACCCCGAACGAGGCCGTGCGTAGATACGTCGCGATCGCCGCGGACCGCCCCATGACGAAGATGACCATGCCCATCGGCGGTGATGTCTGGGTGATTCATCGCAACGCCGCCGCGCGGCAGATGCTCGGTGACCCACGCTTCGTACGAGAACCGTTCCGCACGGGCAAGCGCGCCGTGCCCTACTTCGTGGAGTTCCCGGATTTCCTGAAGGGCACTCTTCAATTCGAGGATCCGCCGCACCACACGCAGCTGCGCAAACTCGTCCAGAAGTCGATTTCCCCGAAACGCGTACGTGCGATGCGGGAATCGGCGGTGGCATACGCACACCAGCTGATCGACGACATGGTGGCGAAGGGGTCGCCGACCAACCTGGTTCCCGAGTATGCGGTTGCACTGCCGATCCAGATGCTGGCAAACCTGATCGGCGTACCGCCGGCCGACCGGCCGAAGTTCCAGAAGTGGAGTGCCGCGACTCTCGCGGTGGCGAACATGCCCGAGGAAGAGCTCCTGCAGAACATGACCGAGCTCGCGGGGTACTTGACCGCGCTGATCGACGAGCGACGCAAGCAGCCGCGCGAGGATCTCCTCAGCGATCTGGCGAACGCACCGCACAAGGACGAAAGTCTCTCGGACGGCGAGATCCTCACCATCGCCATGCTGCTGATCACCGCCGGATTCGACAACACCGCGAACTTCATCTGTGCCGGCGTGCTGTCCCTGCTGAAGAATCCGGATCAGCTGGCGGTCTTCCTCGAGGATGTCGACGGCGTCGCACCGACCGCGGTCGAGGAGATACTGCGGCACGGCCGAATGTGCATGTACGACAAGGCCAGCGGTGGCGGTGGCCTCGTGCCGTTCGTCGCGACCGAAGACGTCGAGATCGACGGTCAGCTCGTCGCGAGGGGGGATGCGATCCTGGTGGACCCGGCGTCGGTGAACCACGAGGGCCGGGCATATCCCGATGGGGATCGATTCGACGTGCGCCGCAGCGACAATCCGCACATGACGCTGAGCTATGGGCTGCACCATTGTCTGGGCGCGCCGCTCGCACGCATGGAGATGCAGGTGGCGTTGTCGGTTCTGTTCACACGACTTCCCGGTCTGACGCTCGAGGGTGACCCGGTGATGGACATGAACAATCTCACCACGCCCATCGTCGATCTCCCCGTTTCCTGGTAGGGGCTGTCGTGCCGAAGGTCTTCTACGTTCAGCCCGATGGCTCCGAGCGCGTCGTCGACGGCGCCGCGGGCGATTCCGTCATGTCCACCGCGGTGCGGAACGGCGTGCGAGGCATCGTCGGTCAGTGCGGTGGCTCCCTCTCGTGTGCCACCTGCCACGTCTACCTCGCCGCGGACGACCGGCAGTACTTCGACGGTCCCGGCGAGGACGAGGACGAGATGCTGGATTGCACGGCGAGCGACCGCGAAGACACCTCGCGGCTGTCGTGTCAGCTGGTCCTCCGTGAGGGTGTCGACGTTCACGTGACAGTGCCCGATGAGCAGACCTGACCACCCCCGGAGCGTCGTGGTGGTGGGCGCGTCACACGCCGGTGTGATCATGGCGGAGAGGTTGCGAGCCCGAGGGTTCGGTGGATCGATCACACTGATCGACAGGTCGCCGCACCTGCCGTACCAACGTCCGCCGCTGTCCAAGGACTGGCTCGGCGGTGAGGTCGAGCCGGACACGTTGGCTCTGCGATCCGAGGAGTACTACGGCGACAACGGGATCGAGCTCCTGCTCGGTGCCGACGTGACGAGGATCGACCGGCAGGGCGGTGGGGTCGCGATTCGGATCCGTCACTCCCACGTCCGCCAGGAGGCGAGGAGGTTCGACCGGTTGGTACTGGCGACCGGAGCGCGGGCCCGAGTTCTGGACCTGCCCGGAGTCGATCATCCCGACGTCCTCGTCCTCCGGGACCTCGACGACGCGCGACGGCTGGGCCAGCGCATCCGCCGTGGCCCGCTCGCGGTGATAGGCGGCGGCTTCGTCGGTCTGGAAGTCGCGGCGACCGCCCGTGGTCTCGGTACCGAGGTCACCGTGGTCGAGGCTGCCCCTCGCCTGTCGGGACGGGCTGTCGGTGCGGGTACGTCGGACTTCCTGCTGGCCGCGCACACCGAGTTGGGTGTCGACGTCCGGCTCGGCACCGCCCCCGTCGAGATCGTGGTCCGTGGTGGCCGTGTTCGAGGGGTTCGGCTCGCCGACGGCCGAGAGGTCCCGGCCGCCACTGTGCTCGTCGGCGTCGGCGCCGAACCGCGCACCGAGATCGCAGAACACCTGGGGCTGGTGTGCGATCGCGGCGTCGTCGTCGACGAGCGGTGCCTGACGTCGGACGGCCGCACGATCGCGATCGGCGACTGCACGGTGCAGGAGGATTGCTCCGGGAACAGGGTCCGCCTCGAGTCGGTGGACAACGCGACCGAGCAGGCGGACGCAGCCGCGGCCACGTTGCTCGGTGCAGACCTCCCACGCCGTCCCACGCCGTGGTTCTGGTCCGACCAGGGACCGTGGAAGCTGCAGATCGTCGGGGTCGTCGGTGCCGACATGGATGTCGTCGTCCGCACCGATCCCGCGAAACCGCGGCGTCGGGTGACGCTCTACTTCGCCGGTGACGCTCTTGTCGCCGCCGAATGCGTCAATGCGCCGGCCGACTTCGTCGCGGTGCGCGCGGCGCTCTCGCGTGGACTCCGGCCGTCGCGAGAGGCGCTGTCGGACAGCGCAGTCCCGCTGAAGAAGCTCCTCGCGGCCCTTCCCGTGAACTGAGTGAGGGTGGCACGACCGTCGAACGGTCGTGCCACCGTCGTCGCGGACGTCAGAGGCCGGCCGCGAACCGCGCCGCAACCAGCACACCCACCTCGGAGACCGCGACCCGCGCACGCGCCACGGACGGCGCCTGCATCGCGAACCCGTGGCCCACCCCGGGATAGCGCAGCTGCGCGGTCGGCACCCCGGCCTCCTTGAGGCGGTCGCCGTAAGCCTCGACGCCGTCCCGGATCGGATCTGCATACCCGACTGCGACGATCGCGGGCGGCAGGTCGGTGAGCGACGCAGCCGTCGCGGGCGTTCCGTACTCGTCGTCCAGACTCGGATCGTCGCCGAGGTAGAGGTTCTTCATCCAGTCGATATCCCCGGCGGTGAGAAACGGGCTGTCCCCGAACTCTCGCATAGACGGTCGGTCGCAGCGACGTTCGACACCGGGGTAGAACAACACCTGCTGTGCGATCGCCGGGCCGTTCTCGTTCCGGGCGCGCAGCGTGGTCGCCGCGGCCAGCCCTCCGCCGGCACTGTCACCGCCCACCCCGATACGTGTCGGGTCGACACCGACATCCGAGGCATGCTCGTGCAGCCAGGTCAGCGCTGCATACGCCTCGTCGTTCGCTACCGGATAGGTGTGCTCGGGCGCAAGGCGATAGTCGACGTTCGCGATCACGGCCCCGGTGGCCTCGGCCATGTCGCGCGCCAAGCGGTCGAACGACTCCAACGAACCCATGATCATTCCGCCGCCGTGGTACCACAACAGCGCCGGAGCGGCGGTGTCCGGCGCGGCACGGGGACGGTAGATGCGCACCGGAACCCAGCCGTGCGGGCCGTCGAAGCCGCTGTCCGTCACGGACCGCATCGCGGGGCCCGCGGGGCGGACGATCGACTCCAGGTTTCGCCGAGCGTTCTCGACCCCGCCCTCGCGCATCGTCCGCCTACCGGCTCCGGTGACGCGCCGAACGATCGACTCGAGGTCAGGATCCCACGCGGACGTGTATTCGGTGTCGGGGACTGGCATGTCGTGTCCTCCTCTGTGCGAACGGCACTCGGCAGTTGCGGAAGACGACGGCGGGACGCGTCACGTGCTACTGCGACCGGTTCTTCGCAGCAACATCCCTGTGCCGGCCTCACCGCCGCGCCGGTGCTCGTTCATCAATTCGATGAGCCGACCGTTGTCGTGGTCGGCGAGGGCTTGGATCATTTCGTCGTGTTCGGCCACCACCCGGCGACGCACCTCCGCGTCGAACAGGTAGGCGGCGTGGTAGGGCATCGCCAGCTTCCACAACCGGCGTACCTCGGCGACGACGAGGCCGAGGGGGGAGCGGTCGAAGATCGCGAAGTGGAACTCGTGATTCGCCAGGCGCATCTCGAGAACGTCACCGCGATCCGCGGCGACGGCCACCCGGTCCCCGAGATCACGAATGTCGGCGACAGCGTCGGCATCGAGAGCCGGGATGGTGGCGAGCACCTCCCGCTCGAGAGCGTCGCGCATGAGATAGATCTGGTCGAACTCGGACTGCTCCAGTCGGGCCACCGCGTAGCCGGCGTTGCGGCGGTGCTCGACCAGCCCCTGCGACGCGAGCTGACCCAGACCCTCCCGAATCGGTAGCCGGCTCACTCCGAGTCGGTCGGCCATCAGCTCTTGGCGGATCGGCTGGCCGGGAAGCAGGTCGCCGGTGACGATCATGCGTTCGATCTCGTTGGCGACCCAGTCGGCACCGCGGACACCGGTCCCGGGCGCGGCGTCTTTCTGCACCGCTGCCGTTCGTCGGCTCACGCTCGTCCTCCTCGTGCCGCTCTCTCTCGGGGCGGCGTGTCGTCATCGATCGCCCAGTGCGCCCGCCGAACGCAACGCGTCGACGACGTCGGGGGCATAGCCCATCGCCTCGAGAACCGCGTCGGTGTCGGTTCCACGGGGGACGGCCTTGCGAGGAGTCCTCGATGGTGTCCGCCCGAGCTTCACGGGCACGCCCACGCCACGATAGTCGACGGTGTCGAGGAACAGCCCGCGGTGACGAGTCTGCGGGGCGGTCAACGCTTCGTCGACGGTGTTGACCGGGCTGGCCGGTACTGCCGCTGCCTCCAGTTCCGCCGCCAGCCGATCTCGATCCCAGCACGCGATCCTGTCCGCGAGCAGCGCGGACAGGACGTCGCGGTTCTCCGAACGCGCAGCGTTGGTGAGGAACCGTGGATCGTCGGCAAGCTCCGGGGCGCCCAGGACGGTGACGAGCGATCGGAACTGGCGGTTGTTGGCAGCGCTGACGAAGAAGTCACCGTCGCGGGCCCGGAACACCTGGTACGGCACCACCGTGGGGTGAAAGTCGCCGGTGCGCTGCGGCACCGCCCCGCTGGACGTCCAGTTCGCGGCGTGCGGGTGCAGCAGCGAGATGACGGCGTCGAGAAGTGTGATGTCGACGAGCTGGCCGCGGCCGCTGATTCCCCGCTCGGTGAGAGCGAGGAGGATTCCGGTCACCGCGAGGTGGGAGGCGACGACATCGATGATCGGTACCCCGACCCGCAGCGGGTTCCCCTCCGCGTAACCGTTGACACTCATCAGTCCGCCGAACGACTGGAGAACAGCGTCGTAGCCGGGAAGGCCGCCCATGGGACCGTCGACGCCGAAGCCGGTCACCCGGCAATACACCAGGCGCGGATTCTCCTCGGCCAGCACGGTGTCGTAGTCGAGGCCCCATCGGGCCATGGTGCCGGCCTTGAAATTCTCGATCACCACGTCGGCACCGGACAGCAAGTGACGCAATACTTCTCGTCCGGCATCCGTGCGCAAGTCCAGGCAGACGTTGTCCTTGCTGTGGTTGAGGCTGTCGTAGTAGGCGCTGCTGGCGCCGTCGTCCTCGAAAGGCGGCCCCCACCCACGCGTCTCGTCGCCCGTAGGCGCCTCGACCTTGATCACTTCGGCGCCGTGGTCGGCGAGTGTCTGAGCGGTGTACGGCCCGGCCAGGACGCGGCTGAGGTCCAGTACCCGGAGACCGGCGAGGGCGCCGACCCCGGCGCGCCGATCGGCGCCACGCCAGGCGGATCGTCCGTCGACCGTCGATGTGGGTGCGTTCACAGCTGCCTCCGATTCGTCTCGGTGTAGGTGGAGTCGACGACGAGATCCCACACGTCCACGCCGTCCTCGAGGACGCGCCGCGCCAGCTCCTCGGCCCAGAACGACTCCGAGCCGTGCCGGTCACGCCAGGACCACAGGGCGGTCGTGAAGCGGCCGAGCGCATGCTCGGACGTCGTGCCGATGGCCCCGTGGATCTGGTGGGCCGCAGCGGCTATCGGGTACGCCGCGATCGCGGTCACGACCTTCGCGGCCGCCGCGGCGTCGGACGACCCGGAGGCGGCGGCGTCCACCGCGATCTCGTTCATCGTCGTGAGCGCGGCCTGCTGTGCCAGACGCTGCTGCACGGCCTGGAACTCGGCCAACGGCCTGCCGAACTGGAGTCGTTCGGATGCGTGACGCAGCGTCCGGTCGTGGACGGCGCGGGCGGCACCGGCCAGCGCCGCGGCATAGGCGAGAGCGCCCCGCCGCACGACTTCGTCGAGCGTCAGTGCCGAATCGCCGTGGAAGGCGATGGCGGCGTCCTCGAACGTCACATCCGCCAGCGACACACCCGTCAGGTCGGTGCCCCGCGAGACGGTGATACCGGGGCCAGCGGTAGACACGACGACGACCGTGGACGGACCGGCGTCGGTCTCGGGGCAGAGGACGATCACGAGGGTGTCCGCGTCCGCCGCGAACGGTATCCCGGTGACGGTGCCGTCGAGACGGTGCTGCGCAGTCACGCGGACTTCGCCCGCTGCGGCCACACCGACAACGGCCACGCCGGAGGTGAGCGTATGGCCGGCAGACGACGCGACCCATGCCGCGAGGACGCCGTGTTCGATCAGCGGCGTGAGGGCGCCGTGTGCCGCGGCGGCGGCAACGACCGCGAGCGCATCCGCGAGATCACCGCCTCCTCCACCGGAACTCTCGGAGATTGCGACGGTGGCGAAACCGCCTTCTCGCAACTGTTCCCAGACGGCACGGTCCCAGTCCGCGGCCGGAGTCACGAGTTCGACACCGATGCGGTCGATGATGACTGCGGTGGTCGACGACAGGTCGGCAGCGATGTCGCTCATCGAACCCCCAGCCCGCGCGCAACGATTCCCCGCAGAATTTCGTTGGTCCCGCCGCGGAGAGTGAACACGGGTGTGTGCAGAATGCTCTGGGCGATCATGCGGTCGAGCGGATCGCCCCCATCGCGTCGCGCGACCAGGGCTCCGGCCGAGCGCACCGCCTCGACGAGATCGGCTTCGAACGTGGACCCGAGATCCTTGACCATCGCGGCGAGGAAGTCGGGTTTGCGGCCCGCGTTGAGTTCGGATGCCACCCGCAACGACATCCGGCGCAGAGCCCAGGCACGAGCGGTGAGGGTGCCGAGCGTGCGGCGCTGGTCCGGCGTGGCGCCCGCCTCGGCCAGGCGTGCCGCCCACGCGCGAAGCAGCGGCATGGTGCTCAGGTAGCGCTCGGGTCCCGAGCGCTCGTAGGCGAGTTCGCCCATCACCTGCGACCATCCGTTTCCCCGGGCTCCGAGCAGTGCCGACGACGGCACGCGAGCGTCGTGGAAGACCACCTCGTTGAAGTGCGCCTGTCCGTCGATGCTGCGGAGGGGGCGGACCTCGATGTCCGGATGCGGCAGGTCGACGACGAACTGGGACAACCCCTTCTGCCGGTCGCCGTGCTCCCCGTCGGTGCGGGCGAGCACTACGATCGCGTGGGCGACATGGGCGCCGGTCGTCCACACCTTGGTGCCGGTGATCGTCCACCCGTCGCTGTCGTGGACGGCGCGTGCGCGCACCGACGCGAGGTCGGAACCCGCGTCGGGCTCGCTCATGCCGATCGCGAAGAAGGTCGTTCCGGAGGCGATGCCGGGGAGGTACCGCCTCTTCTGCTCTTCGGTTCCGTTGGCGAGGATGCTCGGCGCCATCTGTCGATCCGCGATCCAGTGCGCGGCGACCGGCGCGCCGTGCGCGAGCAGTTCTTCGGTGACGACGAAGCGTTCGAGAGGCGTGCGAGATCTGCCGCCGTACTCGGTGGGAACAGTCATTCCCAGCCAGCCACGCTTGCCGAGGCGGGCGCTGAACGCGGCGTCGAATCCGGTCATCCAGCTGTCGGTCTCGGGTGTGAAGGCGCCGGCTTCGATCGACTCGGTGAGAAACTGTCGGACATCGGATCGGAGGGCGTCCGGTCCGGAGGATTCGGGACTCGTCGACGGTGTCGCGGTGGCGGTCACGACCGGGCCGGTCCCCGGGACGACCACGCGGCCTTGCCCTTGCGCGACATGGACCACATCTGAACGCCGCGTTCGATCTCGAGGGCGGACGACCAACTCACGGCCGGTGGGCCCAGTTCCAGACGCGCACTGGTCATGATTCGTCGCGTCAGCTCGGGATCTGCTGCGGGAATACGGACGAGGCCGTCCACGACCCCGGGGACCTCCTCTGCCTCCACCGCGGTGTATGCCAGACCGCGCGCGACAGCCTCTGTCCCACTGAGCGATTGCCCGCACGCGGCGAGCGCGACGGTTCCGGACCAACCGAGTGTCCGACCGAGCAGGGAGATGTGGCCGCCGCCGGGGTGGATGCTTCGAGCGGCGAATCCGCTGTCGAGCACCGTGTCCGGGGTGACGACCATGATGTCGGCGGCCAGCGCGAGGTTCAGTCCGGCGCCCACGGCACCGCCGGTGACCACTGCGATCGTCGGCACGGGCAGTGAGCCGATGTGCACGAATGCGCCGTAGACGGCCGAGGTGCGTCGAACTGCCTCCGGAGAGGCCGGGTCGGCGGAGGAGGAGGCGAGGTCGCGGGTGTCGGCGCCGCTGCAGAAGTAGCCGCCGTTGGCGTCGATGACGACCGCGCCGATCGAGATGTCGGACTCGACCTCGTCGCAGAATCGTTCGATGTCTCGCGCCATCTCGAGGGTGATGGCGTTCTTGCGGCCGGGATTGTCGAGGGTGAGGCGGGCGACCCCCTCGTCGAACGTGGTGATGACCGGCGGCCCCGCGGGAGTCGCGTCCGAATGCGCGCCGGGTGTGGTCTGGCTCATGCGGCGACGGTAGCAGATCGGCTTCGTAAATTGGATCCAATACTGATTGACAAAATTTACCGATCTGCTGTGCACTGGGCCACAACACAAGTCGTCGTATCAGGGCGGCGGCTGGGAAGGAGCAATTGTGTTCAGCTTGACGGGACGCGTCGCACTGGTCAGCGGCGCCGGGCAGAGTGTCGGCGAAGGAATCGCACAAGTTCTCGCAAGACAGGGGGCTGCGGTGATAGTCAACGACCTGCACCCCGAGCGGGCCGAAAAGGTTGCGGCCGGGATTGCCGAAGAGGGTCACACCGCGATCGCCGCGGCATTCGACGTCACCGATTACGCCGCCGTCGAAGGGCGGGTGCGGGCTGCCGAGGCCGAGTTCGGCAGGCACGTCGACATCGTCGTCAACAACGCCGGTGTCGCAGAGGAACGCGTGATCAAGCCCTTCCGCGAGCTCTCCCCTGAGCAGTGGCGGGCGCCGATCGACCTCAACATCTACGGATCGATGAACTGCATCAAGGTGGCGCTGGACGGAATGTGCGATGCGGGTTGGGGCAGGGTGGTGCAGATTTCGTCGGGATCGGCACGGACCGGCCAGAACATCAACCAGAGCATGTACGCGACCGGCAAGAGTGGAGTCGAGGGGTTCATCCGCCATCTCGCCGCGGAGACGGGGCAGTACGGGATCACGGCGAACATCGTCGCGCTCGGTCACCAGAAGAACCTCGAGGACAAGATGAGTCCCGAGATGATCGAGCAGATCCTGCGCACCATCCCCATCGGCAGACTCGGGGATCCCGTGGAGGTGGGCGCCTTCTGCGCGTACCTGGCGTCCGACGAAGCGGGCGGTATCACCGGTCAGACGCTGGACTTCAACGGCGGGTCGCAGACGCGATGACGGCGCAGTCGAGCGGTCCGGCCAGCACTCTCTCGCTCACCGCGATCCGCGTCACGGACTTGCCGCGCTCCGCGGCGTTCTACCTGCACGGTTGTGGATTCGTCCACGAGCGCGATCTGGAGACCACCACGTTTCGGGCGTCCATCGTCCGAGCCGGCGCCGCAGGTCTCGAACTCCTGGTGCCGGCGAGTCCGGAGCCTGCCGAGCCGGGGAATGCGCTGGTCAAGCTGGTGCTCGCCGTCGATGACGCGGCGGCGGCCGTGGCCGCCGCGTGCGCGCACGGGGGCACCGTGGAGATGTCCCTGACTCTGCTGGAGAAGTACGGCACCGTGATCGGCACCGTGCGGGACCCCGATGGCCATCTCGTGGAGTTCGTGCAGACGGAGGCCGCGGGGACCGCGTGACCGCACTGTCGAGCAAGGTGCCCGATTGCTCGACAGTGCCCGCGGCGGCGATTCGTCAGCGAGTCGCCAGATCGGCCCTGACGCATCGATCCCAGATCTCGCCGGCGGTCAGGCGCAAGGGGGCGACCATCTTCGTGTGATCGAACGCTCCCACCGGCGCGCAGAGGGAGAGAGCGGCCATGTTTCCGTACATGTGCTCGGATGGCCCGATCGAGACGCCGACGCAGGCAATTCCGGGGAACGTATCCCCCCGGTCGAACGCGGCGCCACGGTCACGCACGTGGGTCAGCTCGTCCTCGAACTTGCCGGCGAGGGGCAGCGCAGTGGCTGTGCTGCCGGCATCTTGCCGTCCGCGGGGTGTACGAACGTCGGGCACGGCGGAGTACGCCATGATCACTTTGCCCAATGCGGTCAGATGCGCGGGGACTCGCTGTCCGACCGCGGTCGGTGTGGGTCCGGAGGAGCGCCCGTTCACCTTGGCGAGGTAGACCGTGTCACCACGGTCGACGACCCCGAGTTGAATCGTGAAGCCGGTGCGTTGTGCGAAGGCGTGCATGACCGGGCGCGCATGGTGCAGTAAGCGATTCTGGTTCAGTGCAGCCTGTCCCATCTCGTAGGCTTTGACGCCGAGCTCGTATGTCTGCTCGGGGGAGCGCGCCAACCAGCCCGCGTTGGCGAGCTGTTCGAGCAGGCGGTGCGCCGACGACCGGGGCAGGCCGGTGCGTGCGGTGACCTTGGCCAAGGTCATAGGGCCTGCGCTCAGTGCCTCCAGGACCAGCGACACCCGGTCCACGACGGACACGGGGACCTCGTCGTTGCGCGTCGTACTCAACCCATCCTCCTGACACCCGATCATGGTGTGATCTGCATCACGGTACCTGCGGAGTCTCGCGTGCATCAATCCTGTAAACGTTCACTGGGGCGGTTGCGCCTTCCGGAAAGGGAAAACGAGAGGTCAGCGGGTTTTCCATGCTGTCGCGCCGCCGGGTGCGGGAGCGACGCCGAAAGTGCCCTCCCGTTGTACGGGAGACCGGCGTCACAGGGCAACCCCACTTGCCAAGCTGACCTCGAAGCGACGCGCGAGTGGTCGCGATCAGTCGATCAGGAGGCACAGTGAGTTCCACCGACACCGAGGATCAGGTCCGCGTCATCGACCCCGGAACGCCGCCGACGCGCTACGCGCGGGGTTGGCACTGCCTGGGTCTCGTTCGTGACTTCGCTGACGGAAAACCGCATCAGGTCAATGCTTTCGGCACTTCTCTCGTCGTTTTCACCGGTGCGGACGGGGATGTCCACGTCCTCGATGCCTACTGCAGGCATATGGGGGGCAACCTGGCGCAAGGTGTGGTGAAGGGCAATGCGATCGCGTGCCCGTTCCATGACTGGCGTTGGAACGGCGACGGGAAGTGCGTCGAAATTCCCTATGCGCGAAGGGTTCCCCCGGTCGCCCGTACGCGTGCTTGGCGCACGACAGTGGTGAGTGGCCAGCTGTTCGTGTGGCACGACCCGGAGGGGAACGAACCCACCGCCGAACTCGCGATCCCCGAGATCCCCACGTACGGCTCGCCCGGATGGACGGATTGGGTGTGGAACTCGATCGAAGTCGACGGATCTCACTGCCGAGAGATCGTCGACAACATCGTCGACATGGCGCACTTCTTCTACGTGCACTACGGGATGCCGACCTTCTTCCGGAACGTGTTCGAGCGACACACCGCCACCCAGGTGATGCGATCTCGTCCACGCGCCGACGCTGCGGGTGTCAGCCAATCGACCAACTACAGCGTCGAGAGTCAGTCGGATGCAACTTATTACGGACCGTCCTACATGGTCGACAAGCTGTGGAGCGGGGGGCGGAGCCCGGAGTCGGGGCCGAACGTCTATCTGATCAACTGTCATTACCCGATCACCCCTACGTCCTTTCGGCTGCAGTACGGCGTCGTGGTCGAGAAGCCGGCCGGTGTCCCGGACGAGCAGGCCGACCAGATCGCTCGGGCGGTCGCCAACGGTGTCGCGATCGGGTTCGAACAGGACGTGCACATCTGGAAGAACAAGTCCCGTATCGACAACCCACTTCTCTGTGAGGAAGACGGGCCGGTCTACCAGCTTCGACGCTGGTACGAGCAATTCTACGTCGATGCCGAGGACGTCCGGCCGGAGATGGTCAACCGGTTCGAGTACGAGATCGACACCGAGCGGGCGTTGAACAGTTGGCAGACCGAAGTGGACCG is part of the Rhodococcus sp. SGAir0479 genome and encodes:
- a CDS encoding alpha/beta hydrolase, yielding MPVPDTEYTSAWDPDLESIVRRVTGAGRRTMREGGVENARRNLESIVRPAGPAMRSVTDSGFDGPHGWVPVRIYRPRAAPDTAAPALLWYHGGGMIMGSLESFDRLARDMAEATGAVIANVDYRLAPEHTYPVANDEAYAALTWLHEHASDVGVDPTRIGVGGDSAGGGLAAATTLRARNENGPAIAQQVLFYPGVERRCDRPSMREFGDSPFLTAGDIDWMKNLYLGDDPSLDDEYGTPATAASLTDLPPAIVAVGYADPIRDGVEAYGDRLKEAGVPTAQLRYPGVGHGFAMQAPSVARARVAVSEVGVLVAARFAAGL
- a CDS encoding CaiB/BaiF CoA transferase family protein codes for the protein MNAPTSTVDGRSAWRGADRRAGVGALAGLRVLDLSRVLAGPYTAQTLADHGAEVIKVEAPTGDETRGWGPPFEDDGASSAYYDSLNHSKDNVCLDLRTDAGREVLRHLLSGADVVIENFKAGTMARWGLDYDTVLAEENPRLVYCRVTGFGVDGPMGGLPGYDAVLQSFGGLMSVNGYAEGNPLRVGVPIIDVVASHLAVTGILLALTERGISGRGQLVDITLLDAVISLLHPHAANWTSSGAVPQRTGDFHPTVVPYQVFRARDGDFFVSAANNRQFRSLVTVLGAPELADDPRFLTNAARSENRDVLSALLADRIACWDRDRLAAELEAAAVPASPVNTVDEALTAPQTRHRGLFLDTVDYRGVGVPVKLGRTPSRTPRKAVPRGTDTDAVLEAMGYAPDVVDALRSAGALGDR
- a CDS encoding SDR family NAD(P)-dependent oxidoreductase, with amino-acid sequence MTEMDFAHCVVIITGAGRGIGRAHAELLASRGAAVVVGDLGAAIDGSGVDGDDPAREVADAITAAGGRAVACSADVSTEQGAVALVDAALSTFGRLDAVINNAGIVRTAPFDQVPDEEYQRHLDVHYFGTLRLCRAAWPHLVNSPAGRVVNTISQAMLGNPGMSHYGGSKGAVFGLTRNLALEGLEAGIKVNAIAPGAGTRMAEASADSLSPEVMEYMRTQLRPEHVAPVAAYLVSAACTVTGEVFNLAGGGVNRLAVLNTVGIHDPALTVETVADRFDEIMAITPDAVPQIVAPAEVPAAS
- a CDS encoding GntR family transcriptional regulator — encoded protein: MSRRTAAVQKDAAPGTGVRGADWVANEIERMIVTGDLLPGQPIRQELMADRLGVSRLPIREGLGQLASQGLVEHRRNAGYAVARLEQSEFDQIYLMRDALEREVLATIPALDADAVADIRDLGDRVAVAADRGDVLEMRLANHEFHFAIFDRSPLGLVVAEVRRLWKLAMPYHAAYLFDAEVRRRVVAEHDEMIQALADHDNGRLIELMNEHRRGGEAGTGMLLRRTGRSST
- a CDS encoding cytochrome P450, whose translation is MSSTNFQTTTTEPVDTSYPFGPVTPNEAVRRYVAIAADRPMTKMTMPIGGDVWVIHRNAAARQMLGDPRFVREPFRTGKRAVPYFVEFPDFLKGTLQFEDPPHHTQLRKLVQKSISPKRVRAMRESAVAYAHQLIDDMVAKGSPTNLVPEYAVALPIQMLANLIGVPPADRPKFQKWSAATLAVANMPEEELLQNMTELAGYLTALIDERRKQPREDLLSDLANAPHKDESLSDGEILTIAMLLITAGFDNTANFICAGVLSLLKNPDQLAVFLEDVDGVAPTAVEEILRHGRMCMYDKASGGGGLVPFVATEDVEIDGQLVARGDAILVDPASVNHEGRAYPDGDRFDVRRSDNPHMTLSYGLHHCLGAPLARMEMQVALSVLFTRLPGLTLEGDPVMDMNNLTTPIVDLPVSW
- a CDS encoding NAD(P)/FAD-dependent oxidoreductase; its protein translation is MSRPDHPRSVVVVGASHAGVIMAERLRARGFGGSITLIDRSPHLPYQRPPLSKDWLGGEVEPDTLALRSEEYYGDNGIELLLGADVTRIDRQGGGVAIRIRHSHVRQEARRFDRLVLATGARARVLDLPGVDHPDVLVLRDLDDARRLGQRIRRGPLAVIGGGFVGLEVAATARGLGTEVTVVEAAPRLSGRAVGAGTSDFLLAAHTELGVDVRLGTAPVEIVVRGGRVRGVRLADGREVPAATVLVGVGAEPRTEIAEHLGLVCDRGVVVDERCLTSDGRTIAIGDCTVQEDCSGNRVRLESVDNATEQADAAAATLLGADLPRRPTPWFWSDQGPWKLQIVGVVGADMDVVVRTDPAKPRRRVTLYFAGDALVAAECVNAPADFVAVRAALSRGLRPSREALSDSAVPLKKLLAALPVN
- a CDS encoding 2Fe-2S iron-sulfur cluster-binding protein, with the translated sequence MPKVFYVQPDGSERVVDGAAGDSVMSTAVRNGVRGIVGQCGGSLSCATCHVYLAADDRQYFDGPGEDEDEMLDCTASDREDTSRLSCQLVLREGVDVHVTVPDEQT